The following proteins are encoded in a genomic region of [Eubacterium] hominis:
- the rhaD gene encoding rhamnulose-1-phosphate aldolase, with product MKVLDAPFLKAYVDMADHGDQLGWHERNGGNFTYWLTKEEAESIQENLSYEDPWKDIGTEVPYLANEYFLISGTGRYFHNMKKDPANTAGIIQLDEVGKRYRICWGLTENGRPTSELPTHLMNMEVKARMTNNQNRVIYHCHCPNIIALTFILPLKSEIFTRELWEMMTECPIIFPQGLGVVEWMVPGGREIAIVTSKLMEQYDAIIWAHHGMFVSGMDFDSTFGLMHTIEKSAEMWIKVHSCVSKKQQTISVEGFKELAKAFNVSLDERFLYEK from the coding sequence ATGAAGGTATTAGACGCACCGTTTTTAAAAGCATATGTGGATATGGCAGATCATGGGGATCAATTAGGATGGCATGAGCGTAATGGGGGTAATTTTACCTATTGGTTAACAAAAGAAGAAGCAGAATCCATACAAGAAAATCTAAGCTATGAAGATCCTTGGAAAGATATTGGTACAGAAGTACCTTATTTAGCAAATGAATATTTCTTGATATCAGGTACCGGGCGATATTTCCATAACATGAAAAAAGATCCGGCCAATACTGCCGGTATCATTCAACTGGATGAAGTAGGAAAACGTTATCGTATCTGTTGGGGATTAACAGAAAATGGGCGACCTACCAGTGAACTGCCGACACATCTGATGAATATGGAAGTAAAAGCACGCATGACAAACAATCAAAACCGTGTGATCTATCATTGCCATTGTCCCAATATCATCGCATTGACGTTTATTCTTCCTTTAAAGAGCGAGATATTTACAAGAGAGCTTTGGGAAATGATGACAGAATGTCCGATCATCTTCCCACAAGGACTCGGTGTGGTGGAATGGATGGTACCGGGAGGAAGAGAAATCGCAATCGTTACCAGCAAGTTGATGGAACAATATGATGCGATCATATGGGCACATCATGGTATGTTTGTGAGCGGTATGGATTTTGATTCTACCTTTGGGTTAATGCATACGATTGAAAAAAGTGCAGAAATGTGGATCAAGGTGCATTCCTGTGTATCAAAAAAACAACAAACGATATCAGTGGAAGGCTTTAAAGAATTAGCCAAAGCATTCAATGTATCATTGGATGAACGTTTTCTGTATGAAAAATAA
- a CDS encoding PTS sugar transporter subunit IIB — MKTVNILSICGSGTVTSSMVAAKLKEHLASQGYQVSATEAKPTEALNLAQSGRFDIIAHTSPLPKGDYGIPCVNAFACITGMGEDKFFEDFANALESIGK; from the coding sequence ATGAAAACAGTAAACATTTTATCTATCTGTGGATCAGGAACAGTTACAAGCAGTATGGTGGCTGCAAAATTGAAAGAACACTTAGCATCACAAGGTTATCAGGTTAGCGCAACGGAAGCGAAACCAACAGAAGCTTTAAATTTAGCACAATCAGGACGTTTTGACATTATTGCTCACACCAGTCCATTACCTAAAGGCGATTATGGTATTCCTTGTGTTAATGCATTTGCTTGTATCACAGGAATGGGTGAAGATAAATTCTTTGAAGATTTTGCAAATGCTCTTGAATCAATTGGAAAATAG
- a CDS encoding DeoR/GlpR transcriptional regulator: MKKQERQAKILAILKEKGEIHTSTLCREFDIVEMTIRRDFMEMERRKEIIRTHGGAIAVEKKVADVDTPLTKRLTLYTKEKEQIAGYAKTLLKPNDHIFLASGSTIQILAKSLLHYIPLVIVSDAINIATTLYEDPRLSIYMLGGELKSNAFTLTGAIAENNLRQFRLDKAFISVNGMDEEGQLYTSSVVESKLLELLFHQVNEVYVLLDASKFYKKDFVAIHTDAPYTIISDAHPNASLLEQLNKRHITLKSV; encoded by the coding sequence ATGAAAAAACAAGAACGTCAAGCAAAGATCTTAGCCATCTTAAAAGAAAAAGGCGAGATCCATACAAGTACCTTATGTCGTGAATTTGATATTGTTGAAATGACGATACGACGGGATTTTATGGAAATGGAACGACGTAAGGAAATCATACGGACACATGGGGGTGCCATCGCTGTTGAAAAAAAGGTGGCCGATGTGGATACCCCTTTAACAAAACGTTTAACCCTATACACAAAAGAAAAAGAACAGATTGCAGGTTATGCCAAAACCTTGTTAAAACCAAATGATCATATTTTTCTTGCCAGTGGCTCAACCATTCAAATCTTAGCCAAATCACTTTTACATTATATACCGCTTGTGATTGTCAGTGATGCCATCAACATCGCCACTACCCTGTATGAGGATCCACGTTTGTCCATCTATATGCTGGGTGGTGAATTAAAAAGCAATGCCTTTACACTAACAGGAGCGATTGCGGAAAACAATCTTCGTCAATTTCGCTTAGACAAAGCATTCATCAGTGTAAATGGCATGGATGAGGAGGGACAGTTATATACCTCCAGTGTGGTAGAAAGCAAACTGTTAGAGCTGTTATTTCATCAGGTAAATGAAGTATATGTATTATTGGACGCTTCTAAGTTTTATAAAAAGGATTTTGTTGCCATACATACAGACGCTCCCTATACCATCATCAGCGATGCACATCCCAATGCCTCACTGCTTGAACAATTAAACAAACGTCATATCACGTTGAAAAGTGTATAA
- a CDS encoding PTS glucose transporter subunit IIA, with product MFNFLKKPMDKKSFIYSPVRGKLKDLSEVDDEVFRSEKMGKTVAIEPLENTIYAPVNGVVKGIFPTCQSISIVSDSGQNILLHIGVNTHLLNGTGFISHIHKDDKITVGKRMLEIDREMMLSNDYDPTILLIITNSSDYQDIKVLKDNLVQVKDELILIEG from the coding sequence ATGTTTAACTTTTTGAAAAAACCGATGGATAAAAAGAGCTTTATCTATAGTCCGGTAAGAGGGAAATTGAAAGATTTGTCAGAAGTTGATGACGAGGTATTTCGCAGCGAAAAGATGGGGAAAACAGTGGCGATAGAACCATTGGAAAATACGATTTATGCACCTGTGAATGGTGTTGTGAAAGGTATTTTTCCAACATGTCAGTCCATTAGTATCGTATCTGACAGCGGGCAGAATATTCTTCTGCATATCGGTGTGAATACACATTTATTAAATGGAACAGGTTTTATCAGTCATATACATAAGGATGATAAGATTACAGTAGGAAAACGTATGTTAGAAATTGATCGTGAAATGATGCTTTCTAACGATTATGACCCTACAATCTTGTTGATTATCACAAACAGTTCTGATTATCAGGATATCAAAGTTTTAAAGGATAATCTGGTACAGGTAAAAGATGAATTGATTTTAATAGAAGGATAA
- a CDS encoding helix-turn-helix domain-containing protein → MKPSTITGFLIRYHRLKQNISQEGLCKGICVVSYLSKIEQGVVCASDEIIHQLFHALKLTYHDEADFLAQAKQTLYDYFEKHFMQEENIQEAKDIQKHREELLCSPLCVETLLACAFMKFIVHHFDSTAIEKEQQELTVFEPMMSDEQHFLYHYVCSIHPDFETRLMHLKKAGNYISCSPQRYMLGYRYYEKGFHDEALEYMNQAYSLACEEGNVHVMMDAVLIIGNCYCNNYNEKLMCHYYRIADRIARSLKKQDIHYTIQYNLGSTYLQWKQYDKAKAYLLASLHNEIFDQILTYQKLALVSFELNEHMEMKHYLEQADQLIDKEPSLSDMNDFVHCYCSNNIQEEHYLKLLEKLSSDTSFPYGFQKFYALYLFEAYMKRRRYKDALALSVKFRFDFPDKC, encoded by the coding sequence ATGAAACCTTCTACAATTACAGGCTTTTTAATTCGTTATCATCGCCTTAAACAAAATATTTCACAAGAAGGCTTATGTAAAGGCATTTGTGTTGTATCTTATCTTTCAAAGATCGAACAGGGAGTTGTATGTGCCAGTGATGAGATCATTCATCAGCTCTTCCACGCTTTAAAGCTAACATATCATGATGAAGCTGACTTTTTAGCGCAAGCCAAACAAACACTTTATGATTATTTTGAAAAACACTTTATGCAGGAAGAAAATATACAGGAGGCTAAAGATATACAAAAACATAGAGAAGAATTGTTATGTTCTCCTTTATGTGTCGAAACTTTATTGGCATGTGCGTTTATGAAGTTTATTGTTCACCATTTTGATTCTACCGCAATTGAGAAAGAACAACAGGAGCTTACGGTATTTGAACCTATGATGAGTGATGAACAGCATTTTTTGTATCATTATGTGTGTTCCATTCATCCCGATTTTGAAACCCGCTTGATGCATTTAAAAAAAGCAGGGAATTATATCAGCTGCAGTCCACAGCGCTATATGCTGGGTTATCGTTACTATGAAAAAGGATTTCATGATGAAGCATTGGAATATATGAATCAAGCGTATAGCCTAGCCTGTGAAGAAGGCAACGTGCATGTTATGATGGATGCTGTCTTGATCATCGGTAATTGTTATTGTAATAATTATAATGAAAAACTGATGTGTCATTATTACCGTATTGCCGATCGAATCGCACGCTCGTTAAAAAAGCAGGATATCCATTACACTATACAATACAATCTTGGCAGTACCTATCTGCAATGGAAACAATATGATAAAGCAAAGGCATATTTATTGGCTTCTCTTCATAATGAAATTTTTGATCAGATTCTAACCTATCAAAAACTTGCCCTTGTAAGCTTTGAATTAAACGAACATATGGAAATGAAGCATTATCTTGAACAAGCAGACCAATTGATCGATAAAGAACCTTCACTTTCCGATATGAATGATTTTGTACATTGTTATTGCAGTAACAATATCCAAGAGGAACATTATTTGAAGCTGTTAGAAAAACTCAGCAGTGATACAAGCTTTCCATATGGCTTTCAAAAGTTTTATGCGCTGTATCTTTTTGAGGCTTATATGAAAAGACGACGATATAAAGATGCATTGGCACTCTCTGTAAAATTTCGTTTTGATTTTCCTGATAAATGCTGA
- a CDS encoding transcription antiterminator has product MNKRTREIVLWLLEKKQYQQTCNIAELMRKFKVSERTIRYDLDEIVDFLLANKCQPLQFKDHGQIELNDDYEKIGALLGQNDFYSFKLSKEERIDMIAYLIVNTNDHITLQQLADILFVSRSTIIHDLDDVRSMMSDHNLEIVSLRKGLRVHGKESSRRILLMYLLRKPYIQQYRLDDANASIFEVQDLDILREIIKDGEIEGKRFLTDGSFADLLKYLMISIERHHHHQFVEIDYALNHSSMQNMASHLMEKMDNYFGLEYRLQEEYLLSDILYNLHYLSRNDTDEAMMQIQVISKQFIDALAKDLNVNLTNDFQFYQNLTNHLQSTFKDIDMGYANEIELLDEVVKKNRLVVEAIEKNITPLERYVNRKINKDEIAYITIHVCAAIERNKYQGQQFTILLVCNSGVGTSQLLLSRLKKYFQFYVADVLPVHALMTYDITGIDLIISTVPIKEERCDSIILHPYLTDEDCILLGEKLEVMKSKLNRVNTNPSFQRLQTMIANSIAKSPLDKDEIYKNIIKDLSSHFFPIAPSDKATLRELLSAHIQVDVECKDWKEAVEKSALPLLEEGYLTEGYIQQMIRNIEQMGPYIVLAQGFALPHEAPDMGGKKLGMNLIRLKEPVSFHSQFYDPVEFVCTLSTIDKDSHLKAMFHLMNLLSKVDFCENIRKVKTAEEIYQIIYEYEAIL; this is encoded by the coding sequence ATGAATAAACGTACACGCGAAATCGTCTTATGGCTTTTAGAAAAAAAGCAGTATCAACAAACGTGTAATATTGCAGAACTAATGAGGAAATTTAAAGTATCCGAACGAACTATACGTTATGATTTGGATGAAATCGTTGATTTTTTATTAGCTAATAAATGTCAACCATTACAGTTTAAAGATCATGGTCAAATTGAATTAAATGATGACTATGAAAAGATTGGCGCATTATTAGGTCAGAATGATTTTTATTCCTTTAAACTTTCTAAAGAAGAAAGAATAGATATGATTGCTTATCTTATCGTGAATACGAATGATCATATCACGCTTCAACAATTAGCAGATATTTTATTTGTATCACGCTCTACAATAATTCATGACCTAGATGATGTGCGAAGCATGATGAGTGACCATAACTTAGAGATTGTTTCACTTCGTAAGGGTTTGAGGGTTCATGGAAAAGAAAGTAGCCGCAGAATTTTGCTGATGTATTTATTACGAAAACCTTATATACAACAATATCGATTAGATGATGCAAATGCATCTATCTTTGAAGTACAGGATCTTGACATATTACGTGAAATTATAAAAGATGGAGAAATTGAAGGAAAAAGATTTCTTACAGATGGTTCCTTCGCGGATTTATTAAAATATTTAATGATTTCGATAGAACGTCATCACCACCATCAGTTTGTAGAAATAGATTACGCATTAAATCATTCGTCTATGCAAAACATGGCAAGTCATTTAATGGAGAAAATGGATAATTATTTTGGTTTAGAATATCGTCTACAAGAAGAATATTTACTAAGTGATATTTTATATAATTTACATTACTTATCAAGAAATGATACCGATGAAGCAATGATGCAAATTCAAGTTATATCAAAGCAATTCATTGATGCTCTCGCCAAAGATCTTAATGTCAATTTAACTAATGATTTTCAATTTTATCAAAATTTAACAAATCATTTACAGTCTACATTTAAAGATATTGATATGGGTTATGCAAACGAGATAGAATTGTTAGACGAAGTTGTTAAGAAAAACCGTTTAGTAGTGGAAGCAATAGAAAAAAACATTACTCCGTTAGAACGATATGTAAATCGAAAAATTAATAAAGATGAGATAGCGTATATCACCATACATGTATGTGCTGCTATCGAACGAAATAAATATCAAGGACAGCAATTCACAATCCTTTTGGTTTGTAATTCTGGTGTTGGCACCAGTCAACTATTGTTATCACGATTGAAAAAATATTTTCAATTTTATGTGGCAGATGTACTACCAGTTCATGCTTTAATGACTTATGATATTACTGGAATTGATTTGATTATTTCAACGGTTCCAATTAAAGAAGAAAGATGTGACTCCATTATTTTACATCCTTATTTAACAGATGAAGATTGTATTTTACTTGGTGAGAAATTAGAAGTAATGAAGTCAAAATTAAATCGTGTAAATACCAACCCAAGTTTTCAGCGTTTACAAACGATGATTGCGAATTCCATTGCGAAAAGTCCTTTGGATAAGGATGAAATCTATAAAAACATCATTAAAGATCTATCCTCACATTTCTTTCCGATTGCCCCAAGCGATAAGGCAACGCTGCGTGAATTGTTGAGTGCTCATATTCAGGTGGATGTAGAATGCAAGGATTGGAAGGAAGCAGTGGAAAAAAGTGCACTTCCATTACTGGAGGAAGGTTATCTTACAGAAGGTTATATCCAGCAGATGATACGCAATATTGAGCAGATGGGCCCTTATATCGTATTGGCACAAGGCTTTGCTTTACCACATGAAGCACCGGATATGGGCGGTAAGAAGCTGGGTATGAATCTTATACGTTTAAAAGAGCCGGTATCCTTTCATTCACAATTTTATGATCCGGTAGAATTTGTCTGTACCTTATCGACCATTGATAAGGATTCCCATTTAAAGGCAATGTTTCATCTAATGAATTTATTATCAAAAGTGGATTTTTGTGAAAATATCCGAAAGGTAAAAACAGCCGAAGAAATCTATCAGATTATTTATGAATATGAAGCAATTTTATAG
- a CDS encoding PTS sugar transporter subunit IIA, whose protein sequence is MIWEHLDKKLIKLHQEASSPGEVFEKLGECFIEEGYTKEDYVDALKEREAQFPTGLDINGFGVAIPHTDAMYVLRETEGIMTLKEPVRFTQMGSDDTPVDVKVVFMLAIENPQTHIKKLQQILRIIQDDKVLEKVYLAETQDDVINIIKQKEIEIGGETL, encoded by the coding sequence ATGATTTGGGAACATTTAGATAAGAAACTAATTAAGTTGCATCAAGAAGCTTCTTCTCCAGGCGAGGTATTTGAAAAACTAGGAGAGTGTTTCATTGAAGAAGGTTACACTAAAGAAGACTATGTTGATGCTCTGAAAGAAAGAGAAGCACAATTTCCAACAGGATTAGACATTAATGGATTTGGTGTTGCAATTCCTCATACCGATGCAATGTATGTTCTGCGCGAAACAGAAGGGATTATGACACTAAAAGAACCTGTAAGATTTACACAAATGGGAAGTGATGATACGCCAGTTGATGTAAAGGTTGTATTTATGTTAGCGATAGAAAACCCGCAAACGCATATAAAAAAATTACAACAGATTTTGCGTATCATTCAAGATGATAAAGTTCTAGAAAAAGTCTATCTAGCAGAAACACAGGACGATGTCATCAATATTATTAAACAGAAAGAGATAGAAATAGGAGGAGAAACATTATGA
- a CDS encoding 2-hydroxyacid dehydrogenase: MKCVAVGDMFLDEEAFSKVLKPSGLFSSYQGFSWKKDLDRTSTRTLIRNIETLGSEAYTIEGELKEAILDADVIFIHMCPIGKDIIKNASHLKYIVSARGGVENIAVKEAQEKGIKIIHCPMHNAFAVAELTIGLMICETRNVARANYALKNGEWREQYPNTGHILELRSMCVGLIGFGAIGRLVAQRLKVFGSRILIYDPFVAKEEIEALGYEAVDKDTLLKESDIVSLHGRIGPNDPPLIAKAELEKMKPSAYLINTARAVLVNMEDLEEALIHKTIAGAAIDVFPKEPLTKEDRITSIDACTLTNHRGGDTLDSYNRSPELLLEQLKEVLETGKTKYMK; encoded by the coding sequence ATGAAATGTGTTGCAGTAGGGGATATGTTTCTTGATGAAGAGGCATTTTCAAAGGTATTAAAACCATCGGGATTATTTTCTTCCTATCAAGGGTTTTCATGGAAAAAGGATCTGGATCGTACATCGACCAGAACACTGATACGCAATATTGAAACCTTGGGAAGTGAGGCATATACGATTGAGGGAGAGTTAAAAGAAGCGATACTGGATGCCGATGTGATCTTTATTCATATGTGTCCGATTGGAAAAGACATCATCAAAAACGCGTCGCATTTAAAGTATATCGTGAGTGCAAGAGGCGGTGTTGAAAATATCGCAGTGAAAGAAGCTCAGGAAAAGGGCATTAAGATCATTCATTGTCCGATGCATAATGCCTTCGCTGTCGCAGAGCTTACCATCGGCTTAATGATTTGTGAAACCCGCAACGTTGCACGTGCGAATTATGCGTTAAAGAATGGCGAATGGCGCGAACAATATCCAAATACCGGACATATTTTAGAGCTAAGAAGCATGTGTGTGGGACTGATCGGTTTTGGCGCAATCGGCCGTTTGGTCGCACAGCGTTTAAAGGTGTTTGGCAGCCGTATCTTGATTTACGATCCCTTTGTTGCAAAGGAAGAAATTGAAGCATTGGGTTATGAGGCTGTAGATAAAGATACATTATTAAAAGAAAGTGATATTGTATCCTTGCATGGACGTATCGGACCCAATGATCCACCGTTGATTGCGAAAGCTGAATTGGAAAAGATGAAACCAAGTGCGTATTTGATCAATACAGCACGTGCGGTGTTAGTGAATATGGAGGATTTAGAGGAAGCATTGATCCATAAAACGATTGCCGGAGCGGCCATTGATGTATTCCCTAAAGAACCCCTTACCAAAGAGGACCGTATTACATCGATCGATGCATGTACGTTAACCAATCATCGCGGCGGAGATACATTAGATTCTTATAATCGAAGTCCGGAATTATTATTAGAACAATTGAAAGAAGTCTTAGAAACTGGTAAGACCAAATATATGAAATAG
- a CDS encoding MFS transporter — MKHTLWTFDFTIITLGTIISAIGSVAMNFALSLVVFDQTSSTLATGIFAAVSFLPSTLIPLLCAPYVDTHIRKHIIVRLDAVSGLLYLIFSYYLLHHTFSYSVYMIFSLVIGSIGAVYNLAYTSLYPELITKGFMQKGYSISSIIYPSITAIMAPVASFMYVKYGIISICLLEGVLLLCASFGEHFIRYEEQRTKTSSFSFVAYGKEIKEGLDYVKKEKGIKNIYSYMALTNGSGEGISLMTMAMFQSDASLSTTMYGFLSTAEMIGRFCGSIFHYFVKIPYEKRYKIAVSVYVTYEGLDMILLFIAYPLMLINRFIAGFLGINSLNIRESSTQNYIPSHMRARVNAFFSVIVAIVTIFTKLIAGVLGEFVEYRYVALCFAILSMVAIFYIVVRNKKHIAPIYNKDI, encoded by the coding sequence ATGAAACATACCTTATGGACATTTGATTTTACCATAATCACACTGGGAACCATTATATCTGCCATTGGCTCAGTGGCCATGAATTTTGCCTTATCCTTGGTGGTATTTGATCAAACATCATCCACCTTAGCAACCGGTATCTTTGCGGCAGTGTCCTTTTTACCATCCACGCTGATTCCGTTATTGTGTGCACCATATGTAGATACCCATATACGAAAGCATATCATCGTACGACTTGACGCTGTAAGTGGTTTGCTTTATTTAATCTTTAGCTATTACTTGCTACATCACACTTTTTCTTATTCCGTGTATATGATATTTTCATTGGTGATTGGCTCCATTGGTGCCGTTTATAATCTTGCGTATACCTCTCTTTATCCAGAACTTATTACCAAAGGTTTTATGCAAAAGGGATATTCGATATCCTCCATTATTTATCCATCCATTACTGCCATTATGGCACCTGTCGCATCCTTTATGTATGTGAAATATGGTATTATCAGCATATGTTTATTAGAAGGTGTGCTGTTACTTTGTGCCTCTTTTGGAGAGCATTTCATTCGCTATGAAGAACAACGTACCAAAACCTCATCCTTTTCATTTGTTGCTTATGGCAAAGAAATCAAAGAAGGTTTAGACTATGTAAAAAAAGAAAAGGGAATAAAAAACATTTATTCTTATATGGCGTTAACAAATGGCAGTGGAGAAGGAATTTCCTTAATGACAATGGCAATGTTTCAATCTGATGCGAGCCTATCGACGACGATGTATGGCTTTTTATCCACAGCGGAGATGATTGGACGTTTCTGTGGTTCCATCTTTCATTATTTTGTAAAGATACCCTATGAAAAACGCTATAAAATCGCAGTAAGTGTCTATGTGACATATGAAGGATTGGATATGATACTGTTGTTTATTGCTTATCCACTCATGTTGATCAATCGCTTTATTGCCGGCTTTTTAGGTATTAATTCTTTAAATATTCGTGAATCCAGTACCCAAAATTATATTCCATCTCATATGCGAGCCAGAGTGAATGCCTTCTTTTCTGTCATCGTCGCTATCGTAACGATTTTCACGAAACTTATCGCCGGTGTGTTAGGAGAATTTGTGGAGTATCGCTATGTTGCTTTATGTTTTGCGATACTGTCTATGGTCGCAATCTTTTACATTGTAGTGCGTAATAAAAAACATATTGCACCAATTTATAATAAAGATATTTAA
- a CDS encoding alpha/beta hydrolase: MKFKTYSNKNKPVFVYIHGECLSAFSFKEEIKELKKDFQVVLPILDGHDVAADEKFIDIDTCANKILDYIDEHFQGHIQVLSGFSLGGQIAIQMLSKRPNLCEYAMIESTMVKPTRIKNWSAYASVYANKLAKQKWFNKFMYYTIFNDDFAFEDYYKNYKCMSKDNIKRVLDAHSAYNLASQELKDVTAKVAILVGQREKKAMKKSADLLKSKLSNAEIFMLMNFTHGDFSLGNPREYLRFVKSWVQNKDSQQRKKADKIRQEKEGEYMPNWKHLLNKIKEKRATKTLQKS, encoded by the coding sequence ATGAAATTTAAAACCTATTCAAATAAAAACAAGCCTGTTTTCGTCTACATTCATGGAGAATGTCTATCGGCCTTTAGTTTCAAAGAAGAAATAAAAGAATTAAAAAAAGACTTTCAGGTTGTGCTTCCTATCCTTGATGGGCATGATGTTGCAGCTGATGAAAAATTTATTGATATTGATACATGCGCAAATAAAATTCTAGACTATATTGACGAACATTTTCAAGGTCATATCCAAGTTTTATCTGGATTTTCATTAGGTGGGCAAATCGCTATACAAATGCTATCAAAGCGCCCTAATCTCTGCGAATATGCAATGATTGAAAGTACCATGGTAAAACCAACTAGAATCAAAAATTGGAGTGCTTATGCTAGTGTTTATGCAAATAAACTTGCAAAACAGAAATGGTTTAATAAATTTATGTATTATACAATTTTTAATGATGACTTCGCTTTTGAAGACTATTATAAAAACTATAAATGCATGTCAAAAGATAATATTAAACGTGTATTGGATGCTCACAGCGCCTATAATTTGGCGAGTCAAGAATTAAAAGATGTCACTGCCAAAGTAGCTATCCTGGTAGGTCAGCGAGAAAAAAAAGCAATGAAAAAAAGTGCAGATTTATTAAAAAGCAAGTTATCCAATGCAGAAATTTTCATGCTTATGAATTTTACACATGGTGACTTTAGTTTAGGAAATCCAAGAGAATATTTACGTTTTGTTAAAAGTTGGGTACAAAACAAAGATAGTCAACAACGTAAAAAAGCAGATAAAATTCGTCAAGAGAAGGAAGGAGAATATATGCCGAATTGGAAACACCTGCTAAATAAAATCAAAGAAAAAAGAGCCACAAAAACATTACAAAAATCTTAA